The Fibrobacter sp. UWT2 sequence TTGGTCGAGATTTCATCCGGTTCTACAAAGGGGCTCACTTCGTCGAGTCTAGAGGTTTCGACAATGGCAACGACCTTATTCGGGTCGATCTTGACGAATTCGGAACCCACGCGGTCGCCGGCGCTGTAAATGGCGAGCGGCTTTGCATGGGGCGGAAGTTCGGGCAACGCCACATCGTGGATTCCTACAAAGGAATCGCCAAAGCGGGTGTTCAATTCCAAGATGATTTTCGGCGCCATCTCAAGGTAAGTGACCGAATTTCCGCCCGATGTCGACAGACATACCCGACCGTCGCTCATAATGGCAGAAACTTCGACAATGGCGACCGTCGGGGCAGGCAAAGCCCCCGTACGCACCAGGTAACCCATCTTGCCCAAGTGTGCGTCGATATACTTGATTTCGCCTGCGTTAATCGCCTTACGCAGACTCGGATTGCTCTGGTAAGGCATCCTGAGCGATACCGCCTGCGCCCGAGCTAAAGCCCCGTCGCAGCTGTCGCCAGTGGAAGCTCCCGAAAAAAGCGTAACCTTGAAAGGCTTGCCTGCGGCATGTAACTTTTCGGCACGCGCGGCCAAAGCCGTGGGCACTTCCTTGGGGTAACCCGCCAAGGTAAATCCAGACACTCCCAGCACATCCCCATCGTTAATCATTGCCGCGGCATCGGCCGCCGAGCACTTCTTATCGTTAATCCAAGTCATGCGCAAAAAATAAATACTTTTTTATTTAATTGAGACAGGAGATCCCCGATCAAGTCGGGGAAGACACGCAACAAAGGCCATTCATTTTTTTATTTTCAGTCCGTGAAGCATTTCATCAAATACAACTTGATTGGCGTCATGAACACCCTCATTACCCTGGCATCGGTCTGGGTAATGCACCAGCTTTTAGACTGGAACCTGGAACTTTCCAACTTTCTCGGGTTCATTTTCGGCGCCATCAACAGTTACCTGATGAACCGAATCTGGAATTTCAAAAGCCATAACCGCAAGCGTACCGAAGTCATCCGGTTCATTATCGTTTTCGCGGCAGCCTACCTCTTGAACCTCGCCACCCTCGAAGCGACTGTTTACGCCTTGAACACCGCCTGGTGCAAGCCGTTTACCGACTTCATTTCACAATTCATGAAGCCCGGATTCTTTGCAAACATTG is a genomic window containing:
- a CDS encoding GtrA family protein — protein: MKHFIKYNLIGVMNTLITLASVWVMHQLLDWNLELSNFLGFIFGAINSYLMNRIWNFKSHNRKRTEVIRFIIVFAAAYLLNLATLEATVYALNTAWCKPFTDFISQFMKPGFFANIVANGVYVVASFTLYKKWVFKK